The Kribbella jejuensis region CTCGTTGGCGAGCATCACCTCGCTGACCGACAGCTGCGACTCGCGGCACCGGTCGAGCAGCTCGGCGCCGGTGGTGAACGGGTACTTCAGCGGGGTGGTGTCCAGCACGATCCGGTCGCCCGCGGCCGCGTTCTCGTCGACCACGAAGCCGCCGCCGACCGAGTAGTACGTGCGTTCCCGCAGTACGGCGTTGTTCGTGTCCCGGGCGACGAAGATCATCCCGTTGGGGTGGTACGGAAGCGCCTTGCGCCGGTGCATGACCAGGTCGGCGTTCTCGTCGAACGCGATCTCGTGGGTGCCGGCCAGGAGCAGCCGGCCGCGTTCGCGGATCGTCTCGACGCGGGCGTCGACGGAGTGTGTGGCCACGGTCTCCGGGTCGGCACCCTCGAGGCCGAGGAGCACCGCCTTGTTGCTGCCGTGCCCGTGGCCGGTCGCCCCGAGCGAACCGAACAACTGCGCCTCGACGGTCGCCGTCGCGGCCAGCAGGCCGTCGTCGGCGAGGCCGAGCGCGAAGGTACGGGCGGCACGCATCGGGCCCACGGTGTGGGAGCTCGAAGGGCCGATCCCGATACTGAACAGGTCGAAGACACTGATCGCCATCGTGTGGAGGTTCCTTCCGGTCGCCGTTGACCGTTTGGTGTCCTCCCCGCTCTGTCAGACGGGGATGTCTTCCAGAGGTGCCTCGCCCGCGCGGTGAAGGTGCCTGAGAGATTCTTGGGGAGAGTTGCTCCTACGGCGCCCGGGTTCCGAAAGCTGGCCGGCCCGGGTCTCTCCCGCACGGGTTCATGCGGCTGTTGAGTTAGCTGACGCTGTGGACGGTACGGCGGTCTGCCGGGCGCCGTCAATCCGGCCGGTACGGGCCAACCGGATCTCGTCAACGATCAACCCTAACAAGGCCCCCAAGCCGCCTTCGGGGTCCGGCGGGGCTCCTCCCTGATGCCGCCAGCAAGCGATTGCCCGAAGGATCGACCGCATGAGATTCATCAGATTCGCGCTGGCCGGCGCCTTGGTGTTCAGCATCACCGCCGCCGGCCTGACCGCGTCGGCGGCCCCTCAGCGGTTGCGCTGGACAGACTGTGACGGGGATCCCGCTGTAGTAAAGGGCTCGCAGTGCGCGACGCTGCGACTGCCGGTCGACTGGCGTCACCCCGGCGGTCCGACCTTCGACCTCGCGATCGCCCGCCGTACCGCGAAGGGCGAGCGGATCGGGGTGCTTGTGTTCGGGCCGGGCGGGCCCGGGGACTCCGGGGTTGACCGGATCACGACCGGTATCAGCCGGTTCAGCGCGGAACTGCAGGACCGCTTCGACATCGTCAGCTTCGACCCGCGAGGAGTCGCCCGCAGCAATCCCGTGCAGTGCTCGGCCGCGCTGCTCGCCAAGCAGCCGTCGCCGATCATCACGAGCGAGGCCGGCTTCACCGCGACGATCAGCTACAACCGCCGACTCGCGACGGACTGCCGCGAGCACACCGGTCCGCTCTACGACCACATCGACACCTGGCAGACGGTGCGGGACGTCGACGCGGTACGCCGGGCACTTGGCGAGTCCACGATCTCGTTCCACGGCAGCTCGTACGGGACGCTGCTCGGAGCGCAGTACGCCGAGACGTACCCGAACCGGGTCCGCGCGATGGTGGTGGAGAGTGTGATCGACCATGGCTCACCGACCACGAAGTCGTTCCTCGACGTCCAGGCAACTGCCGCGCAGGACTCGTTCGACGAGTTCGTGAAGTGGTGCGATGCGGCGACCGGCTGTGCACTGCACGGGCAGGACGTTCATGCCGTCTGGGCCGGACTACTGGCTCGGTCGAGTGATCCGTTCAAGCTGAGCTTCCGGGTGTTCCGGATGCTCTACGAGCCGGAGTGGTCCGCGCTGGCCCAGACGCTGAAGGAGATGCAGAACCCGTCGGTCAGAGCCGTGCCGACCGGACTCGCGCAGAACCCGATGGCGGTCTTCTGCCAGGACTGGAACCTGCCGGTCAAGGACTACCGCGCGTACGCCGCGCACCTGCAGCGGCTGGCCCGGAACAACCACGACATGCGCTACCCGGGTCAGTTGATGGCAGTGTCGAACTGTCTCGGTGCGCCGAAGGCAAACAACCCGCAGCATGTGCTGGAGGCGCATGGGCTCAAGACTCCGATGTTGCTCGCCAACGCCGTCCACGACCCAGCCACGCCGTACAGGATGGCGCAGAGCGTGCAGCGTCAGCTCGGCCGGTCCGGCGTACTACTCACGTACGAAGGCTGGGGACACGGGAGCTACACGAAGAGCCCGTGCATGCAGAGCGCGATCGACAGTTACCTGATCGCGCGGGACGTACCCAAGCGCGGCACAGCCTGCCCCGCCGTACCGCCGGGCTGACCGATCAGACCGGGACGCCGGTGATCTCGAGGACCCGGTCCAGGTGATCACCGCGGACCAGCCGGCCCGACATCAGCCGGAGCTCGATGCAGGCGGTCTCCAGCGCCTGTGCCTGGCTCCGGCAGTGGTCGACGTACCAGAACGGATCGTCCGGTTGCGGATCGTCGGCGTCGTCGATGTCGGCGTACCAGTGCCGGTCGCCGTAGTTCATTACGCGCACCCGTAGGTTCATGATCGCTACTCCCCGTACCCAGGGATCCTGGGTCCCCCCTGGCCCCAGTTGAGGCCGGCTCGGCTTGGCGCGTGGTACGCGGCCCCCACAGCCACGCGCCGAGCCGAGATCAGCCCTCCCCCGCTAGCTACATCGTGCCCCGGCGGCGAACGTTACTGTTCGTGACCGGTAATTTTGATTACTTTCCGAGGTGGGAGCGCGTCCACTGCTCCAGGCCGTCGGTGGTGATCGGCAGCGCCTCGGTGAGGATCTCCAGCCGGTCGGAGTGCACGACGACGTTGTCCTCGATCCGGATACCGATCCCGCGCAGCTCCGGCGGTACGGTCTCGTCGTTCGGGTGGAAGTACAGGCCCGGCTCGACCGCGAGCGCCATCCCGGCCTCGATGGTGCCGGCGAAGTATGCCTCCGGCCGGGAGGCGTCGCAGTCGTGCACGTCG contains the following coding sequences:
- a CDS encoding alpha/beta fold hydrolase, with protein sequence MRFIRFALAGALVFSITAAGLTASAAPQRLRWTDCDGDPAVVKGSQCATLRLPVDWRHPGGPTFDLAIARRTAKGERIGVLVFGPGGPGDSGVDRITTGISRFSAELQDRFDIVSFDPRGVARSNPVQCSAALLAKQPSPIITSEAGFTATISYNRRLATDCREHTGPLYDHIDTWQTVRDVDAVRRALGESTISFHGSSYGTLLGAQYAETYPNRVRAMVVESVIDHGSPTTKSFLDVQATAAQDSFDEFVKWCDAATGCALHGQDVHAVWAGLLARSSDPFKLSFRVFRMLYEPEWSALAQTLKEMQNPSVRAVPTGLAQNPMAVFCQDWNLPVKDYRAYAAHLQRLARNNHDMRYPGQLMAVSNCLGAPKANNPQHVLEAHGLKTPMLLANAVHDPATPYRMAQSVQRQLGRSGVLLTYEGWGHGSYTKSPCMQSAIDSYLIARDVPKRGTACPAVPPG